The proteins below are encoded in one region of Fimbriimonadaceae bacterium:
- a CDS encoding prepilin-type N-terminal cleavage/methylation domain-containing protein has translation MRRKGFTLIELLVVIAIIAILAAILFPVFAQAKSAAKKSLWLQHFKQANIAVVQYMADNQDGLPPCNMDARSRTGSGACWGCGYPNYPNDQIWVQLVMPYTKSWEIWRVPVDPYSKEDKLAVDPYTNAPYPKGHPNYYYAMASRSHVGMNYSFLSPWLYDPVNRLAGSKPVNSSQIESQADTLFGVESIWDRNSASGVPEGGGNWVVEAPCVRDSAGNWLVPIDVNQWYSYGGWVVNQTGRAPYSWREFGGAWPWFTRQFMATFVDSHAKPVSLGRLVDGCDVRSNYGGRAYDGDKYLYDLR, from the coding sequence ATGCGCCGAAAAGGCTTTACTTTAATAGAACTGCTTGTCGTGATCGCGATCATCGCGATCCTCGCGGCCATTCTTTTCCCCGTCTTCGCCCAGGCAAAGAGCGCGGCAAAGAAATCGCTGTGGCTACAGCACTTCAAGCAGGCGAACATCGCTGTCGTCCAATACATGGCCGACAACCAAGACGGCCTGCCTCCCTGCAACATGGACGCGCGGTCCCGCACGGGGTCGGGCGCTTGCTGGGGCTGCGGCTACCCGAACTATCCGAACGACCAGATCTGGGTCCAACTGGTCATGCCCTACACGAAGAGCTGGGAGATCTGGCGCGTGCCGGTCGACCCCTATTCGAAGGAGGACAAGCTCGCGGTCGACCCGTACACGAACGCCCCCTATCCGAAGGGGCACCCGAACTACTACTACGCGATGGCCTCTCGCAGCCACGTGGGGATGAACTATTCGTTCCTTTCTCCTTGGCTTTACGATCCGGTGAACCGGCTTGCGGGTTCTAAGCCCGTGAACAGCTCGCAGATCGAATCGCAGGCGGACACGCTCTTCGGCGTGGAATCCATCTGGGACCGCAACTCGGCTTCCGGCGTGCCGGAAGGCGGCGGGAACTGGGTCGTCGAGGCGCCCTGCGTGCGCGATTCGGCGGGCAACTGGCTGGTGCCGATCGACGTCAACCAGTGGTACAGCTACGGCGGTTGGGTGGTGAACCAGACCGGCCGCGCTCCCTATAGCTGGCGCGAGTTCGGCGGCGCCTGGCCCTGGTTCACGCGCCAGTTCATGGCGACTTTCGTGGACAGCCACGCCAAGCCGGTCTCGCTGGGGCGGCTGGTGGACGGATGCGACGTGCGCTCGAACTACGGTGGCCGCGCGTATGACGGCGACAAGTACCTTTACGACCTTCGATGA
- a CDS encoding NAD(P)-dependent oxidoreductase, whose product MQPVGFIGLGVMGGPMAGHLLSAGWPVTVWARRPESARPLEAQGARVAPDPASLAREVETVVLCVNRSEDVHSLLDSLLPALPPRFLVVDHSTIAPAAAREAHARCSQSGGAFLDAPVTGGSMGAQKGTLTVMCGGEPDVFNRAKPVMEPYSARIERVGGPGAGQTTKAANQIAVAGSLIGLCEALAFARKSGLDLETTRALLASGAAGSWAMDNYGPKVVERDWSPGFSIKNQRKDFEYVVNTAQETEAAVPATQLVDALLAKLDEAGHGEWATAALFEALLGMGFEK is encoded by the coding sequence ATGCAGCCGGTAGGGTTCATCGGGCTCGGTGTGATGGGCGGCCCTATGGCGGGGCACCTCCTTTCCGCGGGTTGGCCCGTGACGGTCTGGGCGCGACGGCCTGAATCCGCCCGGCCCCTTGAAGCCCAAGGGGCAAGGGTCGCCCCTGACCCCGCCTCCCTAGCCCGCGAGGTGGAGACGGTCGTCCTCTGCGTCAATCGGTCGGAGGACGTCCATTCCCTGCTGGACTCCCTGCTCCCGGCCCTCCCACCCAGATTTCTCGTCGTCGACCACTCCACCATCGCCCCTGCCGCGGCGAGGGAGGCCCACGCCCGCTGCTCCCAATCGGGCGGCGCGTTCTTGGACGCGCCCGTGACCGGCGGCTCGATGGGCGCCCAAAAGGGCACACTCACCGTCATGTGCGGGGGCGAACCAGACGTTTTCAACCGGGCGAAGCCCGTCATGGAGCCCTACAGCGCGCGGATAGAACGAGTTGGCGGCCCGGGAGCGGGCCAGACCACCAAGGCCGCGAACCAGATCGCCGTCGCCGGGTCCCTCATCGGTCTTTGTGAGGCCCTCGCCTTTGCGCGCAAGTCCGGACTGGACCTGGAAACCACGCGCGCCCTGCTCGCCAGCGGCGCGGCCGGCTCCTGGGCCATGGACAACTACGGCCCTAAGGTCGTCGAGCGCGATTGGTCGCCCGGCTTCTCCATCAAGAACCAGCGCAAGGACTTCGAGTATGTGGTCAATACGGCGCAAGAGACCGAAGCGGCCGTCCCCGCGACCCAGCTTGTCGACGCGCTGCTCGCAAAGTTGGACGAAGCGGGACACGGCGAATGGGCGACAGCCGCCCTGTTCGAGGCCCTTCTGGGCATGGGGTTCGAAAAGTGA
- a CDS encoding PDZ domain-containing protein, translating to MKIPRLAFAAALTAALFNVPAVAQQDQSPEITAEQKAEVLKSMGEMIKKQAYVPGVDFSKWDETVEKHRSDLDAAKTQVDFTREVNQALGEYGFSHIVLYSPVMASSRVNQNMVGIGVRIQLEPTGIRVMSVFPKSPAEEVGIQAGDLIVGADGKAVRTPADLAGKEGTRAKVDVVRGSERLLLDVERRKFSTVIPETLQKLDAKTSLLTVPTFDIGYSSKNVNALMEQAMGSDRLIVDLRNNGGGAVRNLLDLCGYFLKPEQALGTFVDKSLVEKYEKATGKVAGKDVRPVAAWAPDKLRAIPQKSRFSGQVVVLVNGATGSASEMFAAAMRDHLGAKVVGSKSAGAVLASYMRPLAQGFVLQYPVTDYVTVKGLRIEGIGIAPDVTTVANRYGEPDFAVVEATKLFEASAGSLINK from the coding sequence ATGAAAATTCCCCGCCTTGCCTTTGCCGCGGCCTTGACGGCCGCCCTATTCAACGTCCCCGCTGTCGCCCAGCAGGATCAAAGCCCGGAGATCACGGCCGAACAGAAGGCCGAGGTCCTGAAGTCGATGGGCGAGATGATCAAGAAGCAGGCCTATGTGCCGGGGGTCGACTTCTCCAAGTGGGACGAGACGGTCGAGAAGCACAGGTCCGACCTTGACGCCGCCAAGACGCAAGTGGACTTCACACGCGAGGTCAACCAGGCGCTGGGCGAGTACGGTTTCAGCCACATCGTCCTCTATTCTCCCGTGATGGCGAGTTCCCGGGTGAACCAGAACATGGTGGGCATCGGAGTCCGCATCCAGTTGGAGCCGACAGGGATCCGCGTGATGTCGGTCTTCCCGAAGAGCCCTGCCGAAGAGGTGGGGATCCAGGCGGGCGACTTGATCGTCGGGGCCGACGGCAAGGCCGTTCGCACCCCCGCGGACCTCGCGGGCAAGGAAGGCACCCGGGCGAAGGTCGACGTCGTGCGCGGGAGTGAGCGGCTCTTGCTCGATGTCGAGCGGCGCAAGTTTTCGACTGTGATCCCGGAGACGCTTCAGAAGCTTGACGCGAAAACGTCCCTCCTGACTGTCCCGACGTTCGACATTGGCTACAGCTCGAAGAACGTCAACGCGCTGATGGAGCAGGCGATGGGCTCTGACCGCCTCATCGTGGACCTCCGCAACAATGGGGGCGGCGCCGTGCGGAACCTGCTGGATCTGTGCGGCTACTTCCTGAAGCCTGAGCAGGCGCTCGGCACGTTCGTGGACAAGTCCCTCGTCGAGAAATATGAGAAGGCGACGGGCAAAGTCGCGGGCAAGGACGTACGCCCGGTCGCGGCTTGGGCGCCGGACAAGCTCCGCGCGATCCCCCAGAAGTCGCGCTTCTCGGGCCAGGTCGTGGTGCTGGTGAACGGGGCCACCGGTTCGGCGAGCGAGATGTTCGCCGCAGCCATGCGGGACCACCTGGGCGCGAAGGTCGTCGGCTCAAAGTCGGCGGGCGCGGTTTTGGCGTCCTACATGCGGCCGCTGGCCCAAGGCTTTGTGCTGCAGTACCCGGTGACCGACTACGTGACGGTCAAGGGGCTCCGCATCGAAGGCATTGGCATCGCGCCGGACGTGACGACCGTCGCGAACCGGTACGGCGAGCCTGACTTCGCCGTGGTCGAGGCTACAAAGCTGTTCGAGGCCTCGGCGGGCTCGTTGATAAATAAGTAG
- the mgtE gene encoding magnesium transporter, giving the protein MADPVALSDRLRSLLHQEEGGAELRQELAGQRAEDLAAALERLSRDEGRALLEQMDSLKAGYVMVELPTETARGLAADLPDEVLAVYLDVLPMDDAIDLHEELGDERFDVLLNLIPPEDAREIRRLLYYPERSVGRAMTEKFFEASPDATMQSIMDDLRLASEDKYETVNDVYVVDEDRFLKGVFSLRRALRAEPGALAREVMNPEPIVAHASERDEEAARRMARYGFYSLPVIDERGRMVGLFTGDDAQTVLREAESEDVLALGAVTGSVESYISLSPWQLYKRRFPWLLILFVAETLTGGVMRHYTNLVEGDPQGIGLLIPFIPLVLGAGGNSGSQVTTTITRGLAVGEVELRDAWLVFVREMTVALMIGGSLGVAGFLRAYFGWNSGLQISAIVAVALPLVVTWAATVGSLLPLAAKRLNIDPAVMSAPFISTFVDATGLVIYFEVALRLFRFK; this is encoded by the coding sequence TTGGCCGATCCCGTTGCCCTCAGCGACCGCTTGCGCTCCCTTCTGCATCAGGAAGAGGGGGGCGCGGAGCTGCGCCAAGAACTGGCGGGTCAAAGGGCTGAGGACTTGGCGGCGGCCCTGGAGCGGCTTTCCCGGGACGAGGGACGGGCGCTCTTGGAGCAGATGGACTCGCTCAAGGCGGGCTATGTGATGGTCGAGCTGCCGACCGAAACGGCGCGGGGCTTGGCCGCCGACCTTCCCGACGAGGTCCTTGCGGTCTATCTGGACGTCCTCCCGATGGACGACGCCATCGACCTTCACGAGGAACTGGGGGACGAGCGCTTCGACGTCCTCCTGAACCTGATCCCGCCGGAAGACGCCCGTGAGATCCGCCGCCTCCTCTACTACCCGGAGCGGAGCGTCGGCCGGGCGATGACGGAAAAGTTCTTCGAGGCGAGTCCGGACGCGACGATGCAGTCGATCATGGACGACCTCCGCCTGGCCAGCGAGGACAAGTACGAGACGGTCAACGATGTCTACGTCGTCGACGAGGACCGCTTCTTGAAGGGCGTCTTCAGCTTGCGCCGGGCCCTGCGGGCGGAACCCGGCGCTTTGGCGCGCGAGGTGATGAACCCGGAGCCGATCGTCGCCCACGCCTCAGAGCGGGACGAAGAGGCAGCCCGCCGCATGGCCCGCTACGGCTTTTACTCGCTGCCGGTCATCGACGAGCGGGGCCGGATGGTGGGCCTCTTCACAGGCGACGATGCGCAGACCGTCCTGCGCGAGGCGGAATCCGAGGACGTCCTCGCCCTCGGCGCGGTCACGGGTTCTGTGGAATCGTACATCTCGCTCAGCCCCTGGCAGCTTTACAAGCGTCGTTTTCCCTGGTTGCTGATCCTCTTCGTCGCGGAAACCCTGACGGGCGGGGTGATGCGGCACTATACGAACCTGGTCGAGGGCGACCCTCAGGGGATTGGGCTGCTGATCCCCTTCATCCCCTTGGTCTTGGGCGCAGGGGGCAACAGCGGTTCCCAGGTCACGACCACGATCACCCGTGGTCTGGCGGTTGGAGAGGTGGAGTTGCGCGACGCTTGGCTCGTCTTCGTCCGGGAGATGACCGTCGCCCTGATGATCGGGGGGAGCCTGGGGGTCGCCGGCTTCCTTCGGGCTTACTTTGGCTGGAACAGCGGCCTCCAGATCAGCGCGATCGTCGCAGTCGCCCTTCCGTTGGTCGTCACCTGGGCGGCGACGGTGGGTTCCCTGCTCCCGCTGGCCGCGAAGCGACTGAACATCGACCCGGCTGTGATGAGCGCCCCCTTCATCTCGACGTTCGTGGACGCGACCGGGCTCGTGATCTATTTCGAAGTCGCGCTGCGGCTCTTCCGCTTCAAATGA
- the tilS gene encoding tRNA lysidine(34) synthetase TilS, translating into MLEAFVAGLDESNLVPAGCRVLVGYSGGPDSTCLLHLLVRAGRDVVAAHLHHGQRHEADEEAERCSAFAEGLGVPFMAGRADVPLMARSLGLSLEEAGRRARYAFFDQAMASTSSQRIATAHTADDQVETILLNLTRGTGLTGLRGIPLQRGPIVRPLLRFSRAETVAYCQEYGLWTHDDPANHDLAHSRARMRHRVVPELEQINPSLRTGFARLASLVEREDEFLNAMAAAAAERCERHLNGSLRFLTLNDEVAFDLAAVAQEPPVLRARLLRLVADALGRPPEFDWVEAALGSLMAHPKGSLTLSNGGPRLTWKDGLLHFQRLDENPPFSFPFQIPGEAESLQMGWRFTASKNVRKEPPASRLEEVADAEKLVPPLSLRSVQPGDRISPLGLGGTKLVSDVYQEMGLTEFARSRLPILSDADGIVWVPGGRLSERVRITEHTTQAVRLHFGPLD; encoded by the coding sequence GTGCTTGAGGCGTTCGTCGCGGGGCTCGACGAGTCCAATCTGGTCCCGGCCGGGTGCCGGGTCCTCGTTGGGTACAGCGGCGGGCCCGACTCCACCTGTCTCCTCCACCTCCTCGTCCGAGCCGGGCGCGACGTTGTGGCCGCCCATCTCCACCACGGGCAGCGGCACGAGGCCGACGAGGAGGCCGAACGGTGCTCCGCCTTCGCAGAGGGCCTTGGAGTGCCCTTCATGGCCGGCCGGGCAGACGTGCCGCTGATGGCGCGGTCGCTGGGACTCAGCTTGGAGGAGGCGGGGCGGAGGGCCCGCTACGCCTTCTTCGACCAGGCGATGGCATCAACCTCCTCCCAGCGGATCGCGACGGCCCACACCGCAGACGACCAGGTCGAGACGATCCTCCTGAACCTAACCCGGGGCACCGGCCTCACGGGGCTGCGCGGCATCCCCCTCCAAAGGGGCCCCATTGTCCGCCCCCTACTCCGCTTCTCCCGCGCCGAGACGGTGGCCTACTGCCAGGAATACGGCCTCTGGACCCACGACGATCCCGCCAACCACGACCTCGCCCACAGTCGGGCAAGGATGCGGCACCGCGTGGTGCCAGAACTGGAGCAGATCAACCCTTCACTCAGGACCGGCTTCGCCCGGCTCGCCAGCTTGGTCGAGCGCGAGGACGAGTTCCTGAACGCAATGGCCGCGGCCGCGGCGGAGCGGTGCGAACGGCACCTGAACGGAAGCCTCCGCTTCCTGACCCTGAACGACGAGGTCGCCTTCGACCTTGCCGCAGTGGCCCAGGAGCCGCCCGTGTTGCGGGCGCGGCTTCTGCGCCTGGTCGCCGACGCGCTCGGGCGTCCACCGGAGTTCGACTGGGTGGAGGCGGCGCTTGGGAGCCTCATGGCCCATCCGAAGGGTTCCTTGACCCTTTCCAACGGTGGGCCCCGATTGACCTGGAAGGACGGGCTGCTGCACTTCCAGCGCCTCGACGAGAACCCGCCGTTCTCCTTCCCGTTCCAAATCCCGGGCGAAGCCGAGAGCCTGCAAATGGGGTGGCGCTTCACCGCTTCCAAGAACGTTCGGAAAGAGCCTCCTGCAAGCCGGCTCGAGGAGGTCGCCGACGCCGAGAAACTCGTCCCCCCGCTGAGCCTGCGAAGCGTCCAGCCCGGAGACCGCATAAGCCCTTTAGGGCTCGGTGGAACAAAACTGGTCTCCGACGTCTATCAAGAAATGGGTTTGACCGAGTTCGCCAGAAGCCGGTTGCCGATCCTCTCAGACGCGGACGGAATCGTCTGGGTCCCCGGCGGAAGGCTAAGCGAGCGAGTCAGAATCACCGAGCATACGACTCAGGCGGTGCGTTTACACTTTGGTCCGTTGGACTGA